One genomic region from Cinclus cinclus chromosome 22, bCinCin1.1, whole genome shotgun sequence encodes:
- the RAD51C gene encoding DNA repair protein RAD51 homolog 3: protein MQREVGTLPLAPALRARLAAAGFQTAQELLDTGPCGLSKEIGISREEALEALQVVRQECHGDAARTAGGSGATRKCTALELLEEEQTQGFIITFCSALDNILGGGVQLTKITEICGAPGVGKTQLCMQLAVDVQIPECFGGVAGEAVFIDTEGSFMVDRVVDIAAACVQHCHLIAEAQQEEDHRKALETFSLENILSHIYYFRCRDYTELLAQVYLLPEFLSEHSKVRLVVIDGIAFPFRHDFEDLSLRTRLLNGLAQQLIIMANDHKSAVVLTNQMTTRIGQSQSTLVPALGESWGHAATVRLILHWDNSQRLATLYKSPSQKESTIAYHITSHGFRDVQPPAATHSTEGTELNPRKRPRTEEEKQQ, encoded by the exons ATGCAGCGGGAGGTGGGCACGCTGCCGCTGGCCCCCGCCCTTCGCGcccgcctcgccgccgccgGCTTCCAGACGGcgcaggagctgctggacacCGGACCCTGCGGCCTGAGCAAAG AAATTGGAATCTCCAGGGAAGAGGCGCTGGAAGCGCTGCAGGTGGTGAGGCAGGAATGTCACGGGGATGCAGCAAGGACGGCTGGGGGATCAGGTGCGACCAGGAAGTGCACAGCCCTGGAGCTTCTGGAAGAAGAGCAAACTCAGGGTTTCATCATCACCTTCTGTTCAGCACTGGACAACATTCTGGGAGGTGGAGTGCAGCTGACAAAAATCACCGAGATCTGCGGAGCACCTGGTGTTGGCAAAACTCAGCTTTG CATGCAGCTGGCAGTGGATGTCCAGATCCCAGAGTGCTTCGGGGGCGTTGCTGGAGAAGCTGTGTTCATTGACACTGAGGGAAGTTTTATGGTGGACAGAGTGGTGGACATTGCAGCTGCCTGTGTGCAGCACTGCCACCTTATTGCTGAGGCTCAGCAAGAAGAGG aTCATCGGAAAGCTTTGGAGactttttctctggaaaatatCCTGTCTCACATCTATTACTTCCGTTGTCGTGACtacacagagctgctggcccAGGTCTACCTCCTGCCAGAATTCCTGTCAGAGCATTCCAAG GTCCGGCTGGTGGTGATAGATGGAATTGCTTTTCCCTTTCGCCATGACTTTGAGGACCTGTCCCTGCGCACGAGGCTGCTGAAcgggctggcacagcagctcatcATCATGGCCAACGACCATAAATCAGCT GTAGTTCTGACAAATCAAATGACAACAAGGATTGGACAAAGCCAGTCCACATTGGTACCTGCTTTAG GAGAAAGCTGGGGACATGCTGCCACCGTCCGTTTAATCCTCCACTGGGACAACAGTCAGAG GTTGGCCACGTTGTACAAATCACCGAGTCAGAAGGAATCCACCATAGCCTATCACATCACA TCCCATGGTTTCCGGGATGTGCAGCCTCCAGCTGCCACTCACAGCACAGAAGGGACTGAGCTGAATCCTCGGAAACGGCCACGGacagaggaggagaagcagcagtga